A part of Myxococcus fulvus genomic DNA contains:
- a CDS encoding ATP-binding protein translates to MTGTRLSKRSVALPVGALLVLCALFVVGRPWGTARIDAYRTGLQQLRLASAELEQDVLRERLGLPERHGSHAQAFAALRARAEALRDVPPFLSNEEARVMASSLDAYLGALEDNRALLERSRAAQARGEQREADAAMQALLERSASAQAERLVGTFIQLHERAQVANERTRVVFFAASLLLGAYVVVVLVRLSRASGELATLNAALEERVEERGRELVAAGEEQRTTQARKAAILEAAPDGILLIDEVGRLLELNPTAEKVFRLTAAQAVGREFLALALPASLPAGKREEVSAALGETSGVATRLESPCLRADGSMFPAELTLVRVPGEGPARFTAFVRDITERKEVERMKNEFVSTVSHELRTPLTSIRGSLGLLEGGIVGEVPEPALEMVRIARSNTERLIRLINDILDLEKMEAGMLELKLASLDARELVEATFSGLKGVADAAGVVLRADVEESPRVRGDRDRLIQVLTNLVSNAVKFSTGGAEVVVRVLPEVPGRVRFSVVDSGPGIPEEQKDRLFARFQQLDGSDTRSKGGTGLGLAISQAIVNQHGGGIEVLSAPGKGSTFTFTLEAARPLSGSHPAVVAAATARDTSRHDVLVATADPELSGLLRGLLSQEGYRVVRAVSLAEAQKVLEAEPPDAVVLDTRIPDGQALDWVRSLREQPRTRALPVVALSGRSSEGEGVGTPLVVDWMSQPLEESGLLSALRHAMRRPGQARVLVVDDDVATRRVICARLERLGRVQVFEAADGESAVELARRTPPDLIVLDVGLPGLDGFEVVDILRRGRGRTTPLIVFTGRDLSRADQRQLTLGMTRHLSKARSSEEELVASVRELLHELLSGKDGELETRAVS, encoded by the coding sequence TGGCCCTCCCCGTGGGGGCGCTGCTCGTGCTGTGCGCCCTGTTCGTGGTGGGCCGCCCCTGGGGCACGGCCCGCATCGACGCGTACCGCACCGGCCTGCAGCAACTTCGCCTGGCGAGCGCGGAGCTGGAGCAGGACGTGCTCCGCGAGCGGCTGGGCCTGCCCGAGCGCCACGGCTCCCACGCCCAGGCCTTCGCCGCGCTGAGGGCCCGCGCCGAGGCGCTGCGCGACGTGCCGCCCTTCCTGTCGAACGAGGAGGCGCGGGTGATGGCGTCGTCGCTGGACGCGTACCTGGGCGCGCTGGAGGACAACCGCGCGCTCCTGGAGCGTTCGCGGGCGGCCCAGGCCCGGGGCGAGCAGCGCGAGGCGGACGCCGCGATGCAGGCCCTGTTGGAGCGCTCGGCCAGCGCGCAGGCGGAGCGCCTGGTGGGCACCTTCATCCAGCTGCACGAGCGGGCGCAGGTGGCCAACGAGCGCACGCGCGTCGTCTTCTTCGCGGCGTCGCTGCTCCTGGGGGCGTACGTGGTGGTGGTGCTGGTGCGGCTGTCGCGCGCGTCCGGAGAGCTGGCCACGCTCAACGCGGCGCTGGAAGAGCGCGTGGAGGAGCGGGGGCGGGAGCTCGTCGCCGCGGGCGAGGAGCAGCGCACCACCCAGGCGCGCAAGGCGGCCATCCTGGAGGCGGCGCCGGACGGCATCCTGCTCATCGACGAGGTGGGGCGGCTGCTCGAGCTCAACCCCACCGCGGAGAAGGTCTTCCGGCTCACGGCGGCCCAGGCGGTGGGGCGCGAGTTCCTGGCGCTCGCGCTGCCGGCCTCGTTGCCCGCGGGCAAGCGCGAGGAGGTCTCCGCCGCGCTGGGCGAGACGTCCGGCGTGGCCACGCGGCTGGAGTCGCCGTGCCTGCGCGCGGACGGGAGCATGTTCCCCGCGGAGCTGACGCTGGTGCGGGTGCCGGGCGAGGGGCCCGCGCGCTTCACCGCCTTCGTGCGCGACATCACCGAGCGCAAGGAGGTGGAGCGGATGAAGAACGAGTTCGTCTCCACGGTGAGCCACGAGCTGCGCACGCCGCTGACGTCCATCCGCGGCTCGCTGGGGTTGCTCGAGGGCGGCATCGTCGGCGAGGTGCCGGAGCCGGCGCTGGAGATGGTGCGCATCGCCCGCTCGAACACGGAGCGGCTCATCCGCCTCATCAACGACATCCTCGACCTGGAGAAGATGGAGGCGGGCATGTTGGAGCTGAAGCTCGCCTCGCTGGATGCGCGCGAGCTGGTGGAGGCGACGTTCAGCGGCCTCAAGGGCGTGGCGGACGCGGCGGGCGTGGTGCTGCGCGCGGACGTGGAGGAGTCGCCGCGCGTGCGCGGAGACAGGGACAGGCTCATCCAGGTGCTCACGAACCTGGTGTCCAACGCGGTGAAGTTCTCCACGGGAGGCGCGGAGGTGGTGGTGCGCGTGCTGCCGGAGGTGCCGGGGCGCGTGCGCTTCAGCGTGGTGGACTCCGGGCCTGGCATCCCCGAGGAGCAGAAGGACCGGCTGTTCGCGCGCTTCCAGCAGCTGGACGGCTCGGACACGCGCTCCAAGGGCGGCACGGGCCTGGGGCTGGCCATCTCGCAGGCCATCGTGAACCAGCACGGCGGCGGCATCGAGGTGCTGAGCGCGCCAGGCAAGGGCTCCACCTTCACCTTCACGCTGGAGGCGGCCAGGCCCCTGTCGGGCTCGCACCCGGCGGTGGTGGCGGCGGCGACGGCGCGGGACACCAGCCGGCACGACGTGCTGGTGGCCACGGCGGACCCCGAGCTGTCCGGATTGCTGCGCGGGTTGCTGTCGCAAGAGGGTTACCGCGTGGTGCGGGCGGTGAGCCTGGCGGAGGCGCAGAAGGTGCTGGAGGCCGAGCCTCCGGACGCGGTGGTGCTGGACACGCGGATACCGGATGGGCAGGCGCTGGACTGGGTGCGCTCGTTGCGGGAGCAGCCGCGCACGCGGGCGCTGCCGGTGGTGGCGCTGTCGGGGCGCTCGTCGGAGGGCGAGGGCGTGGGCACGCCGCTGGTGGTGGACTGGATGTCGCAGCCCTTGGAGGAGTCGGGGCTGCTCAGCGCGCTGCGCCACGCGATGCGGCGGCCGGGGCAGGCGCGCGTGCTGGTGGTGGACGACGACGTGGCCACGCGGCGGGTCATCTGCGCGCGGCTGGAGCGGCTGGGGCGGGTGCAGGTGTTCGAGGCGGCGGATGGGGAGAGCGCGGTGGAGCTGGCGCGGCGCACGCCGCCGGACCTCATCGTGCTGGACGTGGGGTTGCCGGGGCTGGACGGGTTCGAGGTGGTGGACATCCTGCGTCGGGGACGGGGGCGCACGACGCCGCTCATCGTCTTCACGGGGCGGGACCTGTCACGCGCGGACCAGCGGCAGCTGACGCTGGGGATGACGCGGCACCTGAGCAAGGCGCGCTCGTCCGAGGAGGAGCTGGTGGCCTCGGTGCGCGAGCTGCTGCATGAGTTGCTGTCCGGCAAGGACGGCGAGCTGGAGACAAGGGCCGTTTCATGA